One Ananas comosus cultivar F153 linkage group 1, ASM154086v1, whole genome shotgun sequence DNA window includes the following coding sequences:
- the LOC109708390 gene encoding photosystem II 5 kDa protein, chloroplastic-like — protein sequence MASLTATASFVAGGRIADRPSMSRRRRSSVGVAVAVAAAKLQSTQEAASPAPDAGRVDGGSGGRRAAMLAAAAAAVCALGQGIATAGTVPKPGTPQAKKFYAPICVTMPTASVCHK from the coding sequence atggcaTCGCTCACGGCAACGGCGTCCTTCGTAGCCGGCGGCAGGATCGCGGACCGGCCGTCGatgagccgccgccgccgcagcagcgtGGGGGTCGCGGTAGCGGTCGCGGCTGCGAAACTGCAGTCGACCCAAGAAGCTGCGAGCCCCGCGCCCGACGCCGGCAGGGTCGACGGAGGGAGCGGGGGCCGGCGCGCCGCCATGCTCGCGGCCGCAGCGGCCGCGGTTTGCGCCCTCGGGCAAGGGATCGCGACTGCCGGCACGGTGCCCAAGCCCGGGACCCCCCAGGCGAAGAAGTTCTACGCCCCGATCTGCGTTACCATGCCGACGGC